One genomic segment of Paraburkholderia phymatum STM815 includes these proteins:
- a CDS encoding aldehyde dehydrogenase family protein codes for MGTIYINGNWVEAVDGETIDVINPSNGEKFTTISRGRAEDVSQAVRAANQALEGRWGQMTATERGRLLCRLGQLILDNAEELAQIEARDTGKPLTVARNDVKVVARYFEFYGTAADKIHGQTVPYLDGFNVSILRVPHGVTAHIIPWNYPAQMLGRTIAPALAMGNAAVLKPSEDACLSSIRIAQLFEEAGFPAGSFNLVTGYGHEAGAALTAHPQINFATFTGSPEVGVLVQEATARNHVPCVLELGGKSPQIVFNDADLEKAAPQIVKAIVQNAGQTCSAGSRLLIQEDIYDKFIAKVARLFNEVRVGTPEMDLDCGPIVSAKQRKRVQGFIDDAVASGVPLLAQGTVAKDAPSGGYFVAPVLFGNVPRAHRLACNEVFGPVLSAMTFSDESDAIALANATEFGLAAGVWTENGSRQARLARKIIAGQIFINCYGAGGGVELPFGGMKKSGHGREKGFLALEEMSTTKTVAQYFN; via the coding sequence ATGGGTACGATTTACATCAACGGAAACTGGGTTGAAGCGGTCGATGGCGAGACCATCGATGTAATCAATCCCTCCAACGGCGAAAAATTCACTACCATCAGCCGCGGCAGAGCGGAAGATGTAAGCCAGGCAGTGCGCGCCGCGAATCAGGCGCTCGAGGGCAGGTGGGGACAAATGACCGCAACGGAGCGCGGACGCCTGCTTTGCCGACTGGGACAATTGATTCTCGACAATGCGGAGGAACTTGCCCAGATCGAGGCCCGAGACACGGGAAAGCCACTCACCGTAGCTCGCAACGACGTGAAGGTAGTTGCGCGTTATTTCGAGTTCTACGGTACAGCGGCCGACAAGATCCATGGTCAGACGGTTCCATACCTTGACGGCTTCAACGTAAGCATTCTTCGCGTCCCGCATGGTGTTACAGCACACATCATCCCTTGGAATTACCCGGCACAGATGCTCGGTCGTACGATTGCGCCCGCGCTGGCCATGGGCAATGCGGCGGTGCTCAAACCATCGGAGGATGCATGCCTGAGCAGCATTCGAATTGCTCAACTGTTCGAAGAAGCTGGCTTCCCTGCCGGCTCGTTCAACCTAGTCACGGGTTATGGTCACGAAGCTGGAGCCGCCCTCACCGCCCACCCGCAAATCAATTTCGCAACGTTTACTGGCTCACCCGAAGTCGGTGTACTGGTCCAAGAAGCTACCGCTCGCAACCACGTTCCGTGTGTCCTCGAGCTTGGCGGGAAGTCACCCCAGATTGTGTTCAACGATGCGGATCTCGAAAAGGCAGCCCCGCAAATCGTGAAAGCGATCGTTCAGAACGCGGGTCAAACATGTTCCGCGGGAAGCCGTCTTCTGATCCAGGAAGACATTTACGACAAGTTCATCGCTAAGGTGGCACGCCTGTTCAATGAGGTTCGCGTGGGAACACCGGAGATGGATCTGGATTGCGGACCTATCGTAAGTGCGAAACAGCGGAAGCGGGTTCAAGGTTTCATCGACGATGCCGTCGCTTCTGGCGTACCGCTCCTCGCGCAAGGCACGGTCGCGAAAGACGCTCCGTCAGGGGGATACTTTGTTGCTCCTGTTCTCTTTGGCAACGTACCCCGCGCGCACCGGCTCGCATGCAATGAAGTGTTCGGGCCTGTATTGTCGGCGATGACCTTCTCCGACGAGTCAGACGCCATCGCGCTGGCGAACGCAACCGAGTTTGGCCTGGCTGCTGGCGTATGGACCGAGAACGGAAGCCGCCAAGCCCGGCTGGCACGCAAGATTATTGCAGGTCAGATATTCATCAATTGCTACGGCGCAGGCGGTGGAGTGGAGCTACCGTTTGGAGGTATGAAGAAGAGCGGACACGGGCGCGAAAAGGGCTTTCTCGCCCTCGAAGAAATGAGCACTACCAAGACTGTAGCGCAGTACTTCAATTGA
- a CDS encoding LysR substrate-binding domain-containing protein, translated as MDVRQLKYFVTIVDSCSLSKAAERLFVAQPSLSQQILNLEAELKAQLLIRSPQGVAPTEAGKALYRLSRDVLRRMDQIRQEVQDGGGSESGTVAIGFPTTIASVLAAPLFQRVRQKYPGIRLQIFESMSGYITELLANGRLDLAILFRDTESLGVSVHPLFDEDLYVVGHPVSKLCVDDEVCPLKFLGNVPLVTPGPTNGLRLLIERTFSRADVDLNIVADIDSLPTMLDIAESGVACTVLPASALARRHFNNRPPIRKIVDPGMNRPASLCWNNAVPTIAATQVVRSAMIELIAELHGAGEWQGIKIRLPVVESALESEDNKVAERKVRRKSEI; from the coding sequence ATGGATGTCCGGCAACTGAAATACTTCGTAACCATTGTGGATTCCTGCAGTCTTTCGAAAGCGGCGGAACGCTTATTTGTGGCTCAACCATCCTTGAGCCAACAGATACTAAACCTCGAGGCGGAATTGAAAGCGCAGTTGCTTATCCGAAGTCCACAAGGGGTTGCGCCCACAGAGGCGGGAAAAGCACTTTATCGGCTCTCGCGTGATGTCTTGCGTCGGATGGACCAAATCCGTCAAGAGGTGCAGGATGGGGGAGGGAGCGAATCCGGTACCGTCGCGATAGGCTTTCCGACTACCATTGCGTCCGTGCTCGCCGCACCGCTTTTCCAGCGAGTTCGGCAGAAGTATCCCGGCATCCGCCTACAGATTTTTGAAAGCATGAGCGGATACATCACTGAGCTTCTTGCCAACGGCCGGCTTGATCTCGCCATCCTCTTTCGTGACACTGAAAGCCTGGGGGTATCCGTCCACCCGCTATTTGACGAAGACTTGTATGTGGTCGGACATCCCGTCTCTAAGCTCTGTGTGGACGACGAGGTGTGCCCACTGAAGTTTCTCGGCAACGTTCCATTGGTCACTCCCGGTCCGACGAACGGACTTCGCCTGCTTATCGAGCGAACTTTCTCTCGCGCTGACGTAGACCTGAATATCGTAGCTGACATTGATTCGCTGCCGACAATGCTCGATATTGCAGAGTCCGGCGTCGCATGCACAGTGCTCCCGGCATCAGCGTTGGCGCGTCGGCATTTTAATAATCGCCCCCCTATCAGAAAGATCGTTGACCCTGGGATGAATCGTCCAGCTAGTCTGTGTTGGAACAACGCGGTCCCCACGATTGCTGCCACCCAGGTCGTTCGGTCTGCGATGATTGAACTTATTGCTGAATTACATGGCGCCGGTGAATGGCAAGGGATAAAAATCCGGCTGCCGGTCGTGGAGTCTGCATTAGAGTCGGAGGACAACAAAGTGGCCGAACGAAAAGTTCGAAGAAAATCCGAAATCTAG
- a CDS encoding sensor histidine kinase: MVTFLFMAPFSQELEPPQNPGRFTQDDVGLEEDRSVALFRVTQEALTNIVRHASARSVTISLEIENNDCFLEVQDDGRGFDPETIQRNSFGILGMRERVVMLGGEILVKSSLGFGTTIRVRVPLTQSPRG, encoded by the coding sequence TTGGTTACCTTCTTGTTCATGGCTCCATTCTCTCAAGAGTTGGAGCCTCCACAAAATCCGGGGCGGTTCACACAAGATGATGTAGGACTCGAAGAGGATCGCTCCGTTGCATTGTTTCGCGTGACTCAGGAGGCCCTGACCAACATTGTCCGTCATGCGAGCGCCCGTAGCGTCACAATCTCCTTGGAGATTGAAAACAACGATTGTTTTCTTGAAGTTCAAGATGACGGTCGAGGATTTGATCCGGAAACTATTCAGAGAAACTCGTTCGGCATCTTAGGTATGAGAGAGCGAGTTGTCATGCTCGGAGGAGAGATTTTGGTGAAGAGCTCACTTGGTTTTGGAACGACGATTCGTGTACGTGTGCCTTTAACGCAATCACCTCGTGGATAA
- a CDS encoding IS3 family transposase (programmed frameshift) — translation MNKKVTKFSPEVRERAVRLVREQRSEHPSMWAAVESIAPMIGCTPQTLHEWVKRDQVDHGERDGVTSDERERLKALEREVKELRRANEILKVASAFFGPGGARPPFQVLKAFIDQHRDTFGVEPICKVLRIAPSGYRRHAAQLRDPSRRSVRAIRDERLRPEIERVWRANMQVYGADKVWKQMNRERIAVARCTVERLMKQLGLRGVMRGKRVRTTVPDAIAPRPLDRVNRQFKAARPNQLWVSDFTYVSTWQGWLYVAFVIDVFARRIVGWRVSTSMTTDFVPDALEQALYARRPGDDGTLIHHSDRGSQYVSIRYSERLAEAGIEPSVGSRGDSYDNALAETINGLYKAELIHRRTWKTRESVELATLEWVAWFNHHRLMEPLGYIPPAEAEANYYRQLETAAAEPVLT, via the exons ATGAACAAGAAGGTAACCAAGTTTTCGCCGGAAGTCCGGGAGCGCGCAGTGCGTCTGGTGCGCGAGCAGCGTAGCGAACATCCGTCGATGTGGGCGGCGGTCGAATCGATTGCGCCGATGATCGGCTGCACACCGCAGACACTGCACGAGTGGGTCAAGCGCGACCAGGTCGACCACGGTGAGCGCGATGGCGTGACCTCAGACGAGCGCGAGCGCCTCAAGGCCCTGGAGCGCGAAGTCAAGGAGTTACGTCGTGCCAACGAGATCCTCAAGGTCGCGAGCGCGTTTTTCG GCCCAGGCGGAGCTCGACCGCCGTTTCAAGTCCTGAAGGCCTTTATCGATCAGCATCGCGACACCTTCGGGGTCGAGCCGATCTGCAAGGTCTTGCGGATTGCCCCGTCGGGCTACCGACGCCATGCCGCGCAGCTTCGTGATCCGTCGCGGCGCTCTGTTCGCGCAATCCGCGATGAACGTCTGCGGCCGGAGATCGAGCGCGTGTGGCGGGCCAACATGCAGGTCTACGGCGCCGATAAAGTCTGGAAGCAGATGAACCGGGAGCGTATCGCGGTGGCGCGCTGCACGGTCGAACGGTTGATGAAGCAACTGGGTTTGCGCGGCGTGATGCGAGGCAAGCGTGTTCGCACGACTGTTCCTGATGCCATAGCCCCGCGCCCACTGGATCGGGTCAATCGCCAGTTCAAGGCGGCACGGCCGAACCAGCTCTGGGTTTCGGATTTCACCTACGTTTCGACGTGGCAGGGCTGGCTGTACGTAGCCTTCGTGATCGACGTGTTCGCTCGCCGTATTGTCGGCTGGCGCGTCAGCACCTCGATGACCACGGACTTCGTTCCGGATGCACTTGAACAGGCGCTTTACGCGCGACGCCCGGGCGACGACGGGACCTTGATACACCATTCGGACAGAGGGTCCCAATACGTCAGCATTCGCTATAGCGAACGGCTGGCCGAAGCGGGCATCGAACCGTCGGTCGGCAGCCGGGGCGACAGCTATGACAACGCCTTGGCTGAAACGATCAACGGCTTGTACAAGGCTGAACTGATTCATCGCCGCACCTGGAAAACGCGGGAATCCGTTGAACTGGCAACGCTGGAGTGGGTGGCCTGGTTCAATCATCATCGATTGATGGAACCCCTCGGCTATATCCCGCCCGCCGAAGCTGAGGCAAACTACTATCGGCAACTTGAAACAGCTGCCGCTGAACCCGTATTAACTTAA
- a CDS encoding PAS domain-containing protein — protein MRQTTTAAQHEQREQHDSLRAELDTLRGIIAAQHALLQARNLTFNHTDVAAYLIKQDGRLLYASDEAHRALGYSALEFETLRFEDIDLDWTGETWRRGWQRLREHGALCIQTTHRRKDSSAFCVQMNCCLLECGSSSYCLVLASEVTNRTDTPTGSSEREGISRSRSQDYIARYDRQFRRIYANPALLAAFSNRAESVLGTTPSELSLFLDPSEYMVLLDEVMESGIEVVKEMRCRDRTGRVRWGHMRLIPEFDAMRNVVGVLTIYRDIDGLKRSEELFRTLAENFPDQIVRFDSRCRCLYVNIAASRFFKIPQEEFFGKCPSEVALLAETTLAERGEDMIRSVIETGCACTTEIDWQSLYGDRKFEVRLIPEKESDGRVTNVLWIARDVTKLRATELALLESERAFRTLVENSPDPIIRYDLRGLRLYVNPKFESMFGINSRDILVEHIYSACEESKVVQRRLDHILENTVKNNEKSNLELIFTFEGKKRYWHAYVSPERGTDGVISSVLMVWRDITERKESESRLRDSYRKLRELAAWRETAREEDRRRIARELHDELGQYLTTLRMRLSAVRINLGSNNEDLATELLEIVSISDKTIQVMRDVVTSLRPAAIDFGIVGALQWLITQFSKNSGILCNLRLPHEPPRESWRLVGLS, from the coding sequence GTGAGGCAAACAACGACCGCGGCACAGCATGAGCAGCGCGAGCAACATGACAGTCTCAGAGCCGAACTCGATACGCTCAGAGGGATCATAGCTGCACAACACGCGTTGCTTCAGGCTAGAAATCTCACGTTTAATCATACGGATGTAGCTGCATATCTAATCAAACAGGACGGACGATTGTTATACGCCTCCGACGAGGCTCATCGCGCCCTTGGGTACAGTGCGTTGGAATTTGAAACGCTACGCTTCGAAGATATCGATCTGGATTGGACCGGCGAGACGTGGCGACGGGGATGGCAACGACTGCGTGAACACGGCGCTCTTTGTATTCAGACCACACATCGGCGAAAAGATAGCAGCGCATTTTGCGTCCAAATGAATTGCTGCTTACTAGAATGCGGAAGCAGTAGCTACTGCTTGGTGTTGGCAAGCGAAGTCACGAATCGCACCGATACACCTACCGGCTCAAGTGAAAGAGAAGGTATATCCCGCAGCCGTTCCCAAGACTATATAGCCCGCTACGACCGCCAATTCCGTCGCATCTACGCTAATCCAGCGCTATTAGCCGCCTTTAGCAATCGAGCCGAAAGCGTGCTCGGTACGACACCGTCCGAACTGTCATTGTTCCTAGACCCATCTGAATACATGGTCCTTTTAGACGAGGTGATGGAGTCCGGCATTGAAGTGGTCAAGGAGATGAGATGCAGAGATCGAACTGGACGAGTTCGGTGGGGACACATGCGTCTCATTCCGGAGTTCGACGCGATGCGTAATGTGGTCGGGGTGCTAACAATCTATCGAGACATCGACGGACTCAAGCGCAGTGAAGAGTTGTTTCGAACACTAGCAGAGAACTTTCCAGATCAGATCGTTCGCTTTGATAGTCGATGCCGGTGTCTCTACGTCAATATAGCTGCATCCCGGTTCTTCAAGATTCCACAAGAAGAGTTCTTTGGCAAGTGTCCGAGCGAGGTTGCATTACTTGCCGAGACGACACTGGCGGAACGCGGCGAGGACATGATCCGGAGCGTAATTGAGACCGGATGCGCTTGTACAACGGAAATTGATTGGCAAAGCCTCTACGGTGATCGAAAATTCGAAGTCCGACTGATCCCTGAGAAGGAAAGCGACGGCCGTGTGACGAACGTGCTTTGGATTGCGCGTGACGTTACCAAGCTTCGAGCAACTGAACTCGCCCTACTGGAGAGCGAGCGCGCTTTCCGAACTTTGGTTGAAAACTCCCCCGATCCGATCATTAGATACGATCTGCGGGGATTGAGGCTGTATGTCAATCCAAAATTCGAATCCATGTTCGGTATAAACAGTCGCGACATTCTGGTTGAGCATATATATAGCGCATGTGAAGAATCGAAAGTGGTTCAACGAAGACTTGATCATATTCTCGAAAATACGGTAAAAAATAACGAAAAATCGAATCTTGAGCTCATTTTTACATTTGAAGGAAAGAAACGGTACTGGCATGCATACGTTTCTCCAGAGCGCGGCACAGATGGAGTCATCAGCAGTGTACTGATGGTGTGGCGCGACATCACCGAGCGGAAAGAGTCCGAATCTAGATTGCGCGATTCGTATCGCAAACTACGTGAACTTGCCGCGTGGCGCGAAACGGCTCGCGAGGAAGATCGTAGACGCATTGCGCGTGAACTTCATGACGAACTCGGTCAATATTTGACCACATTGAGAATGCGACTATCAGCTGTGCGGATCAATCTCGGATCGAACAATGAAGATTTGGCGACGGAGCTATTAGAAATAGTTTCGATTTCCGACAAAACAATACAAGTTATGCGAGATGTAGTAACTTCGTTGCGCCCAGCTGCAATTGATTTTGGTATCGTCGGCGCACTCCAGTGGTTGATAACTCAGTTTTCAAAAAACAGTGGTATCTTGTGCAACCTCCGCCTACCACATGAACCGCCCCGGGAATCGTGGAGGCTGGTTGGTTTAAGTTAA
- a CDS encoding IS5 family transposase, translating into MKKRRSYPTDVSDEEWYFAAPYLTLMNKDAPQRRYELREMFNALRWIVRAGAPWRLLPNDFPPWELVYQQTQRWIQAGCFEAMVNDLRSIIRIAQERRGQPSAVILDGRTLQSTCESGPRAGYDGYKRKRGSKVHMAVDTLGQLIAVHVTPANEQERAQVGELARLVQQATGQTVKVAFADQGYTGEDPAQAALDEGIELQVIKLSEAKKGFVLLPRRWVVERSFGWLNRFRRLARDYERLPETLAGLHFVVFSVLMLVHFAALNKSA; encoded by the coding sequence ATGAAAAAACGCAGGTCATACCCAACGGATGTATCGGATGAAGAGTGGTATTTCGCCGCTCCGTACCTGACCTTGATGAACAAGGACGCACCGCAGCGTCGCTACGAACTGCGCGAGATGTTCAATGCGCTGCGCTGGATCGTACGCGCGGGTGCACCGTGGCGTTTGTTGCCCAACGACTTTCCACCTTGGGAACTGGTCTACCAGCAGACGCAACGCTGGATTCAGGCCGGCTGTTTCGAGGCCATGGTGAATGACCTGCGTTCGATCATCCGGATCGCGCAGGAGCGTCGTGGTCAACCCAGCGCTGTCATTCTCGACGGACGGACCCTGCAATCGACCTGCGAGAGTGGACCTCGCGCCGGTTACGACGGCTACAAACGCAAACGCGGTAGCAAGGTCCACATGGCGGTCGATACCTTGGGGCAATTGATTGCTGTGCATGTTACGCCGGCCAACGAACAGGAGCGCGCGCAGGTCGGAGAACTGGCGCGTCTGGTTCAGCAGGCCACGGGCCAGACGGTCAAGGTGGCGTTCGCCGATCAGGGATACACCGGCGAAGATCCCGCGCAGGCGGCACTGGACGAAGGAATCGAGCTTCAGGTAATCAAGCTGTCGGAGGCGAAAAAGGGCTTCGTGCTGTTGCCGCGCCGCTGGGTGGTCGAGCGCAGCTTCGGATGGCTCAACCGCTTCCGCCGACTGGCCAGAGACTACGAGCGATTGCCCGAAACCCTGGCTGGTTTGCACTTCGTCGTATTCTCCGTGCTTATGCTTGTCCACTTTGCAGCCCTTAACAAAAGTGCCTAA
- a CDS encoding IS110 family RNA-guided transposase yields MPIVTIGIDLAKNVFAVHGVNEAGKAMLVKPRVPRDQLAMLIAQLPPCVIGMEACSGAHHWARLFQQHGHTVKLMAPNLVAPYRMSGRRGKNDAADAAAICEAVTRPSMRFVPLKDEHQQATLCLHRTRQGFVEERTATYNRLRGLLSEFGVVLPQSPEKLRRHITEHLDTLPGWAKRSISDLLEHAGHIEDRLLEYDRAIAEIAREDARSKRLMQLRGIGPTTASALLASIGAGHDFKNGRQVAAWIGLTPGQYSSGGKARLGSITKAGDAYLRGLLVNGARAVIANLGEKQDRFSRWARTLIERRGYWRAAIAIAAKNARLAWAMLKYGHDFKLEPVAD; encoded by the coding sequence ATGCCTATTGTCACTATCGGAATCGATCTTGCCAAGAATGTATTCGCCGTTCACGGCGTGAACGAGGCCGGCAAAGCGATGCTGGTCAAGCCACGTGTTCCGCGCGATCAACTGGCGATGTTGATTGCGCAGTTGCCGCCGTGCGTCATCGGCATGGAGGCCTGCTCCGGTGCGCATCACTGGGCACGCCTGTTCCAGCAGCATGGCCATACGGTCAAGCTCATGGCGCCCAACCTTGTGGCACCTTATCGCATGTCCGGCAGGCGCGGCAAGAACGACGCGGCGGATGCTGCTGCGATCTGCGAAGCGGTGACGCGCCCAAGCATGCGTTTTGTGCCGCTGAAGGACGAACATCAGCAGGCAACGCTTTGCCTGCATCGGACACGACAAGGTTTCGTTGAAGAGCGGACCGCGACCTACAACCGGTTGCGAGGCCTGCTCTCGGAATTCGGCGTGGTGCTGCCTCAGAGCCCGGAGAAGCTGCGCAGACACATCACAGAACATCTGGACACGTTGCCTGGCTGGGCGAAGCGCAGCATCAGCGATCTGCTTGAGCATGCTGGCCATATCGAGGATCGCCTGCTCGAATACGACCGTGCGATCGCTGAGATCGCGCGTGAGGATGCGCGCAGCAAGAGACTGATGCAGTTGCGCGGCATCGGCCCAACCACGGCCAGTGCGTTGCTCGCCAGTATCGGTGCTGGGCACGACTTCAAAAACGGCCGGCAGGTGGCAGCCTGGATCGGACTCACGCCCGGTCAATACAGCAGTGGCGGCAAGGCCCGGCTGGGCAGCATCACGAAGGCAGGTGACGCCTATCTGCGCGGCCTGCTGGTCAACGGTGCGCGCGCCGTTATTGCCAATCTCGGCGAGAAACAGGATCGCTTCAGCCGCTGGGCTCGAACCCTGATCGAGCGACGGGGCTACTGGCGGGCGGCCATCGCGATCGCCGCAAAGAACGCGAGGTTGGCGTGGGCCATGCTGAAATATGGCCATGACTTCAAGCTCGAACCAGTTGCAGACTGA
- a CDS encoding IS5-like element ISBph2 family transposase gives MRGADGYTESMFTMSRLDDFVPANHPLRPIRLWLNEALTRMDSVFSRMYESDAKGGRPSIAPEKLIRALLLQVLYSIRSERMLMEQISYNMLFRWFVGLAMDDVVWDHSSFSKNRDRLMAHDVMVSLFNETVETARVRGHLSGEHFSVDGTLIQAWAGHKSFVPKVKSDDDSPPDGGAGSHENWHGEKRSNDTHESSTDSQARLFRKSRGTGAMLCYMGHVLTDNRHGLVVNAQVTQANGTAERDTAAEMLADAAQFADTSITVGADKNYDTAGFVATCRAHGVTPHVAQNNGRAGGSAIDGRTTRWAGYAVSQRKRKCIEQVFGWSKTVGRIRQAMFRGLQRVDQIFLLTQAAYNLTRMRTLAAKAA, from the coding sequence ATGCGCGGAGCGGACGGCTATACAGAATCGATGTTCACGATGTCCAGGCTCGATGACTTCGTTCCGGCCAATCACCCGTTGCGACCGATTCGGCTGTGGTTGAACGAAGCGCTCACTCGCATGGATTCGGTCTTTTCGCGCATGTACGAGAGCGACGCGAAGGGCGGACGCCCAAGTATCGCGCCGGAGAAGCTGATTCGCGCACTGCTGTTGCAAGTGCTGTATTCGATTCGCAGCGAACGCATGCTGATGGAGCAAATCTCCTACAACATGCTGTTCCGCTGGTTCGTCGGATTGGCGATGGACGATGTTGTTTGGGACCACTCCAGCTTCAGTAAGAACCGCGACCGACTGATGGCCCATGATGTCATGGTCAGTCTGTTCAATGAGACGGTCGAGACAGCACGCGTGCGTGGCCACCTGTCGGGCGAGCATTTCAGCGTCGACGGCACACTCATTCAGGCTTGGGCCGGACACAAGAGCTTTGTGCCGAAGGTGAAGTCGGATGACGACTCGCCGCCTGACGGCGGTGCCGGCTCTCACGAGAACTGGCATGGCGAGAAGCGTAGCAACGACACGCATGAATCCAGCACGGACAGTCAGGCCCGGCTGTTTCGCAAGAGTCGTGGCACGGGCGCGATGCTTTGCTACATGGGGCACGTGCTGACTGATAACCGACACGGCCTCGTGGTGAACGCACAGGTGACGCAGGCGAATGGCACAGCCGAGCGGGACACAGCAGCCGAAATGCTTGCGGACGCCGCGCAGTTTGCCGATACGTCGATTACGGTAGGTGCAGACAAGAACTACGACACGGCCGGCTTCGTGGCGACGTGCCGCGCACACGGCGTGACGCCACATGTTGCGCAAAACAATGGCCGCGCGGGTGGCTCCGCCATCGACGGACGCACAACGCGCTGGGCCGGCTATGCGGTCAGTCAGCGCAAGCGCAAATGCATTGAGCAGGTCTTTGGCTGGAGCAAGACGGTTGGAAGAATTCGGCAGGCGATGTTTCGGGGCCTGCAACGAGTTGACCAGATCTTCCTGTTGACTCAGGCGGCCTACAACCTGACTCGCATGCGCACGCTCGCCGCGAAAGCGGCATAG
- a CDS encoding IS701 family transposase, with amino-acid sequence MREDVDEFDAYLNHLAQALGHADRHAGLKGYCSGLVMPLSRKSVEPMAAHIDPLHASAKHQSLHHFVAKAEWSDRAVLQRVREWVIPALGLHAAEESGYYWIIDDTGFPKKGRHSVGVARQYCGQLGKQDNCQIAVSLSIATQRGSLPIAWQLYVPKEWIDDRERARRAGIPDDLTFETKPQIALAQLREAIASGIAPGIVLADAGYGDETAFRESVTELGLLYSVGIRPGTSVWAPGTAPLPPKPWSGRGQPPKLLRRAPGHKPLVVKELAMQLPMNAWQTVTWREGSNAALSSRFAAVRVRPAHHDYWRSTVRDEEWLLIEWPDGDMEPLKYFLTTAPEEATLEQLVFVTKMRWRIERDYQDLKQELGLGHYEGRGWRGFHHHATLSIAAYGFLMAQRLKMQSDGRGKKNFLERALPALPPDYIPRGSPARSAPRS; translated from the coding sequence ATGAGAGAAGACGTCGACGAATTTGACGCGTACCTGAATCATCTGGCGCAGGCGTTGGGGCATGCCGATCGCCATGCCGGCCTCAAGGGTTACTGTTCGGGCCTGGTCATGCCGTTGTCACGCAAGAGCGTCGAGCCAATGGCCGCGCATATTGACCCACTTCATGCGAGTGCGAAACACCAGTCACTCCACCATTTTGTGGCCAAGGCAGAATGGTCTGACCGGGCGGTCCTGCAGCGGGTACGCGAATGGGTGATTCCCGCGTTGGGCCTGCACGCTGCCGAAGAGTCTGGCTATTACTGGATTATTGACGACACGGGCTTCCCGAAGAAAGGCAGGCATTCGGTCGGCGTAGCGCGGCAATACTGTGGGCAACTGGGGAAACAGGATAACTGCCAGATCGCCGTGAGCCTGTCGATCGCGACGCAACGCGGCAGCCTGCCGATTGCCTGGCAACTGTATGTCCCCAAGGAATGGATTGACGACCGGGAACGAGCGCGTCGCGCAGGCATTCCTGACGACCTGACCTTCGAGACCAAGCCACAGATTGCGCTGGCCCAACTTCGCGAAGCTATAGCATCCGGCATTGCACCGGGCATCGTGCTTGCCGATGCCGGGTACGGTGACGAAACCGCTTTCCGGGAAAGCGTCACTGAACTGGGTTTGTTGTATTCGGTAGGGATCCGGCCGGGCACCTCTGTGTGGGCGCCCGGTACGGCGCCGCTGCCGCCCAAACCCTGGAGTGGGCGCGGTCAGCCACCGAAATTGTTGCGCCGTGCGCCAGGCCATAAACCGCTCGTGGTGAAGGAACTGGCTATGCAATTACCCATGAACGCCTGGCAAACCGTAACCTGGCGGGAAGGCAGCAACGCAGCCCTTTCCTCACGTTTTGCCGCGGTACGGGTCCGTCCCGCACATCACGACTATTGGCGAAGTACCGTTCGCGACGAGGAATGGCTGCTTATTGAATGGCCTGATGGCGATATGGAGCCGCTCAAATATTTTCTCACTACGGCACCTGAGGAGGCGACCCTCGAGCAGCTTGTGTTCGTGACCAAAATGCGCTGGCGCATCGAGCGCGACTATCAGGACCTGAAGCAGGAGCTCGGGCTCGGTCATTATGAAGGGCGAGGCTGGCGTGGCTTTCACCATCACGCCACACTGAGTATCGCTGCGTACGGGTTTCTGATGGCTCAGCGACTCAAAATGCAATCAGATGGACGTGGTAAAAAAAACTTCCTTGAACGCGCGCTGCCTGCCCTTCCCCCGGATTACATCCCCCGGGGCAGTCCAGCGCGCTCAGCGCCACGTTCCTGA